A window of Deltaproteobacteria bacterium genomic DNA:
AGCAAGGGACTGCTCGGCGGCGTGGTGCTGTCCATGGGACGCGCCGCCGAAGATACCGCCGTCATTCTGCTGACCGGCGTGGTGGCCAGCGGCGGTCTGCCCCGGGGACTCATGGAAAAGTTCGAGGCCCTGCCCTTTGCCATCTATTATCTGGCCGCCCAGCACCAGAGCCGGGCCGAGTTGGACAAAGGCTTTGGCGCGGCCCTGACCCTGCTCGTGCTGACGGTGCTGCTGTTTGGCTGCGCGCGTTTGGCGCGGGCAGGGATGGAGAAGACATGGGTACGCTAGAGCCACTGTTTGCCCTGCGCGACGTAGGCGTGACCCTGGATGGCCGCGAGGTTTTGTCCGGGATCAGTCTTGAAATCGCCCACGGGAGCGCGACCTGCATCGTGGGCCGGTCCGGTGCGGGAAAAACAACGCTGCTGCGTGTTTTCAACCGTTTGAACGAATGTTTTCCCGGTTGCACGACAACCGGAGACATTGTGTTGCGCCTCGACGGCCGCGTGGTCCGGCCCTACGCGGATGAGATCCCCCTGCCGGAGTTGCGCCGTCGGGTGGGGATGGTCTTCCAGCATCCCAACGTGCTGCCCATGAGCATCGAGAACAATATCGTCATGCCGTTGGTCTCCGTGCATGGCGTGCCGCGCCGCGACGCGCGCCATGCCGCGCGTTTGGCCCTGGAGGAAGTCCGCCTCTGGCGCGAAGTGTCGGACCGCCTCGATACGGACGCGCGCACGCTTTCGGGCGGCCAGCAGCAGCGTCTTTGCTTGGCCCGCGCCCTGGCCATGCAACCGAGCGTGTTGCTGCTGGACGAACCGACCGCGTCCCTGGACAGCAAGGCGGCCCAGGGCATTGAGGATCTTTTGGCGGGCTTGAAAGGCCGCTACACGCTGGTGGTTGTGTCGCACGGATTGGAATTCGCGGCCCGGTTGGCCGACGGAATGCTCGTCCTGCGGGATGGCCGGATTCACGGCCGCCTTGGACCGGAAGCCCTTGGTGGTTCGGGCTTGTCGCTGTGCGAGCTGGCGGAGTTGCTCTAGGAGGAACGGGACGGGGAGCTTGGGGTGGGCGTGGCCGGGCTGGCCACGCCGCAAACTTGTCGGGGAGTGGGAGCTATTTGAGCGGCTTGTGGCAAAACCACCAATCAAAGCCGTCGTAGTCCTCCAGGCGTTTTTGGGCGTCCTTCTCATTGGTCGCCGGCGGAACGATGATTCGGTCGCCGATGAGCTCGTTGTTGGGCCAACCCGCAGGAATGGCGCCCTGCTTGTCGGACGTTTGCAACGCTTTCACGGCCCGCACGATTTCATCCATATTCCGTCCGATTTCCTGCGGATAGTACATGATCAGGCGGACCTTCCCTTCCGGATCAACGATGAAGACGGCCCGGACCGTGTTGCTGCCCTTGCCGGGATGAAGCATGCCAAGTTTCATGGCCACGGCGTCGTTGGCCGCGACAATGGGGAACGTGATTTCCACGTTCAGCTCGGCTTTGATCCACTGCACCCATTTGATGTGCGAGAAAATCTGATCGACGGACATGCCAATCAGTTTGCAATTGAGCGCGTCGAATTCGGCGATGCGTTTTTGAAAGGCCACGAATTCCGTGGTGCATACGGGCGTGAAGTCCGCGGGATGGCTGAAAAAGACAAACCAATTCCCTTTCAGGTCCGCCGGAAGCTTCATCGGGCCGTGCGTTGTCTGCACGTTGAGTTCCGGAAACTGATCCCCCAGCAAAGGCATGCGTGGTTGTATTTCTTCCATGGTGCTGTCTCCTTTGTTCCGCCGGGTGAATAGACGCCGGTCAAAGCGACGGATTCTCATGACCGGCGTTTCGCGAAAGCCGGAAAGTTTTCATTCAAGGATGTAGGAAAGACACCAACGAAAGACAAATTGATAATCAGTATCCTTTTTTGGGTAGAGTATTGGCTATCGTGATACCAGGGCCAAGAGTGGGCGGTGGAAATTTGACGTAGCCGGGGCGCGGTGCGCCAGGACGATCAGAATACACCCGCCCCGACGACTTCTTCTTCCAGCATGTCCAGGATTTCGGCCGTGTATTTTCCGTAGAGCGGATGGGCGCGGTTGCGGGGATGTTCCAGGGGCACTTCGATTTCCGCCCGGACCGTGCCCGGTCTGGCCGTCATGACCACGATCCTTTGCGCCAGGTACAGGGCCTCGTCCACGCTGTGCGTGACCAGGACCACGGTTTTTCCTGTTTTCCGCCAGATGCGCAGCAGTTCCTTTTGCATCAGGATGCGGGTGTGCGCGTCCAGGGCGCCGAACGGTTCGTCCATGAGCAATACGTGCGGGTCCGTGGCCAGGGCGCGGGCAATGGCCACGCGCTGGCGCATGCCACCGGAGAGCTCGTGCGGAAACGCCTCGGCAAAGGCGCCCATGCCGACCACATCGAGGTACTGCCTGACCAGGTCCCGCCGCGTCGCCTTTTTTTCTCGCGAAAACTCCAGTCCCAGGGCGACATTGTCCCGCACAGTGCGCCACGGCAGGACCGAATACTCCTGAAACACCATGCCCACGTCCCGTCGTGGAATGTCGATGGGCTGGCCGTCGAACAGGGCGCGGCCGCTGTCGGCCCGCTCCAGCCCGGACAGAATGCGCAGCAAGGTGGATTTGCCACACCCCGACGGTCCGACAATGCAGACAAATTCTCCGCGCCGTACGTGCAGATTGGCCTGCTTCACGGCCGCGACGCTTTGCCCGCGTTGCGTGGTGAAGGCTTTGTTGATTTCATGAAGATGAAGGATGGGCGTCATGGCCTACCTCGCCAGCCGTTGCCAGGAAAAGCGCCGTCGCTCGACGCGCCGGAACAGCCAATCCATGATCGCGCCGGTCAGGCCGATGCTGAACATGCCGGCAATGACGATATCCGTGGAGGCCATGGTGTAGGCGTGGGTGATCAGGTAGCCCACGCCGGAGATGCTGCCGGGAAGCATTTCGGCGGAAACCAGGCACATCCAGGCAATGCCCAGGCCGATGCGCATGCCGTTGACCATGGACGGCAGCGCGGCGGGAAGAAGGATTTTGCGGAAGATGTCGAAGCGGCTGGCACCCAAAACCCGCGCCGTGTCGATAAAGACGCGGTTCACGTTGCGCACGCCGTGGATGCTGCTGGTCAGCACCGGAAAAAACGCGCCGATGAAGATAATGAAAATCATGGAGTATTTGAAATTATTGAGCGTGATGAACCACGGCCCGCGATCGATCCCAAAAAGATCGGCCAGACTGGCGATGCCGAACCAGGCCATGACCAGAGGCACCCAGGCCAGGGGCGGGATGGGACGGAAAAGATTGAGGAAGTCTCCAAGCATGGTGTGCATGGTCATGGAATAGCCCATGACGATGCCAAGGGGGACGGCAATGAGCACGGCCACGCTGTAGCCGAGAAGGACGCGCACCAGACTGACGCCGATGTTGGTCAGCAGGGAGCCCATGCTGAGCAGATCGTCGTTGGGGTGGGCCAGCACGGTCGCGACCTGTTCCACGGACGGCAGGATAACGGCGTTTTGGATGGCGGACGCGGCCCAGGCCCAGATGATCAGCAGGAGCAAAAAGGCAGCCAGGGACAATGCGTGATGGGAGAAACGGTTCATGCGCACTTCCAAAATACGGCCGACGCCGCGTGGGGTCGGCCGTAGTGGTTAGTTGGCGTTCACAAAGCGCAGGTCGAAAAGCAAATCCCGCGCCTCGTCCATGGTCTTGCCCTTGAGGCGGCCCCGGAACTTGTTCATGGTATTGAGCATGTCCAGATAGGTGGCCTGACCGCGCATCCAGTTGTCCGTGGCCGCCGTGGTGTAAACAATGGTCGATTTTTCCACGGCCTCGGCCGGAGAACCGGTCCAGCCGTTAAGAAGTTTCCCTTCCTCGGCCTTGTGGGCGTTGCACCAGTCGCCGCTCTTGGCCATCAGCGCGACGAGCTTGCGCAGCACCTCGGGATGGGCGTCGATGATTTCGGTCCGGGCGGCCAGAACGCAGCACGGGAAATTGTGCCATGCCCCGGCGGGCGGCAGATCGCGCAGGTCCAGGGCGATGTGCCCGACCTTTTTCATCTCCGAGACTTCGGGATGGGGCGCGGGGCCGACCCAGGCATCCACCTGGCCGCTGGTCAGGGCCGGGATGAAATTGGAGGTGTCTTTCAGATCGACCAGCAGGACGTCGGCATCGGCCTGGCCGGCGTTCTGGGTGACCGTGAACCCGGCCTGCCGCAGAGCGCCCTCGATGACGATGCGCGGAGCGCTGGTCGGGGAGTGATAGCCGATTTTGACCGGTTGCTCCGAGGCCTGGATATGCGCGGCCACGTCATCCCATCCCTTGAGGGTGCTGGCGGGCGGGAAGACCAGACCCATGCCGTCGACGTGGGTCGGGCACAGGATTTTCATGTTCGTGCCCTGATCGATACCGGCCATGATGGCCGTGCCCGAGGCCAGGGCGATGTCCATGGACCCCTGGGCGAACATGGTCGTGGTTTCGGCGCCGCTTTTGTTGACGATGATGTTGAGCAGGGCCAGGGGCGTGTCGCCGTCCATGAGTTCATACTTGAGCTTGTCCACGACCGGGCGCAGATGAACGCCGAACTCGCGAAAATTCTCGTTTTTGGCCATGGCCGCGATGAGCGGGGTGTGGTGGGTGGTGAAGATGTAGCCCACGTTCAGAACCGGCAGCTTGTCCTCGGCCGTGACCTGGGCGGCGGAAAAAATCAGTGTCGCGGCCAGGAACAGCCCCAAGAGGCGGGTCCGCCGCGCGGCCTTGGCAATCAGGTGCGTCATGCACGTCTCCTTGAAGGGTAAAAGGTTCGTCCATTTTCATATCAAGGCGGTATGTTGAAAAGGCCTGGATTGCTTCGTCGAAGACTCCTCGCAACGACGCGACACGGAACCCCCGCATTGCGCACGACCGCAGGAAACGCGGCGGTTCAGACCGTTTTAATGCGGCATTGCGTTACAGATCGAATTCGAAGAGGCCCTCCAGAAACGCCTCGATACGGGTCCGGAGTTGTTCGGTGTCGGATTCGGAATAGGCGGTTTCGATGTGCAGGAAGGGCAGGCCCAGTCGATCGCATTCCTCGCGGACAATGCGGGATTCGACGTTGAACCCATGGCAACCCTGCCAGGTCAGGTCGATCACGCCGTGCGTCCGGAAGTCGCGGCTCAAGGAGGCGATAGCCTCCCTCCGTCCGGGATTGGGGCTCATGCAGGCGCAGGGAATGTCCAGATAGCGCCGGGCCACGTTGGTCAACAGGTCGCCCGTGGTTTCGACGGGCTTGTCCAGGCCCTTGATGCCGCTGCAATTGTCCTGGGCCACGACCACGGCCCCGCTGTCCTCGATGAGCTGCAAAACTTTGTGCGATCCCTTGCCCACTGGCGTGCCGGTCAGCAGGATGCGCGGCCGCTTGTCCGCTTTCGCGGGAACGTCCGCCCGCGTTGCCAGCAAGGCCTCATGCAAGGCGCCAAGGGC
This region includes:
- a CDS encoding phosphate ABC transporter ATP-binding protein, coding for MGTLEPLFALRDVGVTLDGREVLSGISLEIAHGSATCIVGRSGAGKTTLLRVFNRLNECFPGCTTTGDIVLRLDGRVVRPYADEIPLPELRRRVGMVFQHPNVLPMSIENNIVMPLVSVHGVPRRDARHAARLALEEVRLWREVSDRLDTDARTLSGGQQQRLCLARALAMQPSVLLLDEPTASLDSKAAQGIEDLLAGLKGRYTLVVVSHGLEFAARLADGMLVLRDGRIHGRLGPEALGGSGLSLCELAELL
- a CDS encoding peroxiredoxin, whose translation is MEEIQPRMPLLGDQFPELNVQTTHGPMKLPADLKGNWFVFFSHPADFTPVCTTEFVAFQKRIAEFDALNCKLIGMSVDQIFSHIKWVQWIKAELNVEITFPIVAANDAVAMKLGMLHPGKGSNTVRAVFIVDPEGKVRLIMYYPQEIGRNMDEIVRAVKALQTSDKQGAIPAGWPNNELIGDRIIVPPATNEKDAQKRLEDYDGFDWWFCHKPLK
- a CDS encoding ABC transporter ATP-binding protein, translated to MTPILHLHEINKAFTTQRGQSVAAVKQANLHVRRGEFVCIVGPSGCGKSTLLRILSGLERADSGRALFDGQPIDIPRRDVGMVFQEYSVLPWRTVRDNVALGLEFSREKKATRRDLVRQYLDVVGMGAFAEAFPHELSGGMRQRVAIARALATDPHVLLMDEPFGALDAHTRILMQKELLRIWRKTGKTVVLVTHSVDEALYLAQRIVVMTARPGTVRAEIEVPLEHPRNRAHPLYGKYTAEILDMLEEEVVGAGVF
- a CDS encoding ABC transporter permease, which produces MNRFSHHALSLAAFLLLLIIWAWAASAIQNAVILPSVEQVATVLAHPNDDLLSMGSLLTNIGVSLVRVLLGYSVAVLIAVPLGIVMGYSMTMHTMLGDFLNLFRPIPPLAWVPLVMAWFGIASLADLFGIDRGPWFITLNNFKYSMIFIIFIGAFFPVLTSSIHGVRNVNRVFIDTARVLGASRFDIFRKILLPAALPSMVNGMRIGLGIAWMCLVSAEMLPGSISGVGYLITHAYTMASTDIVIAGMFSIGLTGAIMDWLFRRVERRRFSWQRLAR
- a CDS encoding ABC transporter substrate-binding protein, encoding MTHLIAKAARRTRLLGLFLAATLIFSAAQVTAEDKLPVLNVGYIFTTHHTPLIAAMAKNENFREFGVHLRPVVDKLKYELMDGDTPLALLNIIVNKSGAETTTMFAQGSMDIALASGTAIMAGIDQGTNMKILCPTHVDGMGLVFPPASTLKGWDDVAAHIQASEQPVKIGYHSPTSAPRIVIEGALRQAGFTVTQNAGQADADVLLVDLKDTSNFIPALTSGQVDAWVGPAPHPEVSEMKKVGHIALDLRDLPPAGAWHNFPCCVLAARTEIIDAHPEVLRKLVALMAKSGDWCNAHKAEEGKLLNGWTGSPAEAVEKSTIVYTTAATDNWMRGQATYLDMLNTMNKFRGRLKGKTMDEARDLLFDLRFVNAN